From a single Phocoena sinus isolate mPhoSin1 chromosome 1, mPhoSin1.pri, whole genome shotgun sequence genomic region:
- the LOC116750477 gene encoding UDP-N-acetylglucosamine--peptide N-acetylglucosaminyltransferase 110 kDa subunit-like — protein MASSVGNVADSTEPTRRMLSFRGLAELAHQEYQAGDFEAAERHCMQLWRQEPDNTGVLLLLSSLHFQCRRLDRSAHFSTLAIKQNPLLAEAYSNLGNVYKERGQLQEAVEHYRHALHLKRDFIDGYINLAAALVAAGDMEGAVQAYVSALQYNPDLYCVCSDLGDLLKALGRLEEAKACYVKAIETQPNFAVAWSNLGCVFNAQGEIWLAIHHFEKAVNLDPNFLDAYINLGNVLKEARIFDRAVAAYLRAISLSPNHAVVHGNLAGVYYAQGLMDLAIDTYRRAIELQPHFPDAYCNLANALKEKGSVAEAEDCYKTALWLCPTHADTLNNLANINRDQGNIEEAVRLYCKALEVFPEFAAAHSNLASVLQQQGKLQEALMHYKEAVRISPTFADAYCNMGNTLKEMQDVQGALQCYTRAIQINPAFADAHSSLASIHKDSGNIPEAIASYRTALKLKPDFPDAYCNLAHCLQIVCDWTDYDERMKKLVSIVADQLEKNRLPSVQPHHSMLYPLSHCFRKAIAESHGNLCLDKINVLHKPPYEHPKDLKLSDGRLCVGYVSSDFGNHPTSHLMQSIPGMHNPDKFEVFCYALSPDDGTNFRAKVMAEAHHFIDLSQIPCNGKAADRIHQDGIHILVNMNGYTRGARNELFALRPAPIQAMWLGYPGTSGVLFMDYIITDQETSPAEVAEQYSEKLAYMPHTFFIGDHANMFPHLKKKAVIDFKSNGHIYDNRIVLNGIDLKAFLDSLPDVQIVKMKCPDRGHNAESSNTALNMPVIAMNTIGEAVIEMINRRQIQITINGFSISNGLATTQINVKAATGEEVPRTIIVTTRSQYGLPEDAIVYCNFNQLYKIDPSTLQMWANILKRVPNSVLWLLRFPAVGEPNIQQYAQNMGLPQNRIIFSPVAPKEEHVRRGQLADVCLDTPLCNGHTTGMDVLWSGTPMVTMPGETLASRVAASQLTCLGCLELIAKNRQEYEDIAVKLGTDLEYLKKVRGKVWKQRTSSPLFNTKQYTMDLERLYLQMWEHYAAGNKPDHMIKPVEVTESA, from the coding sequence ATGGCGTCTTCTGTGGGCAACGTGGCCGACAGCACAGAACCAACGAGACGTATGCTTTCCTTCCGAGGGTTAGCTGAGTTGGCACATCAGGAATATCAGGCAGGAGATTTTGAGGCAGCTGAGAGACACTGCATGCAGCTCTGGAGACAAGAGCCAGACAATACTGGAGtacttttattactttcatcTCTACACTTCCAGTGTCGAAGGCTGGACAGATCTGCCCACTTTAGTACTCTGGCAATTAAACAGAACCCTCTTCTGGCAGAAGCCTATTCGAATTTGGGGAATGTGTACAAGGAAAGAGGGCAGTTGCAGGAAGCAGTTGAGCATTACCGGCATGCATTGCATCTCAAACGAGACTTCATCGATGGTTATATTAACCTGGCAGCCGCTTTGGTAGCAGCAGGCGACATGGAAGGGGCAGTACAAGCTTACGTCTCTGCCCTTCAGTACAATCCTGATTTGTACTGTGTTTGCAGTGACCTAGGGGACCTGCTCAAAGCCCTGGGTCGCTTGGAAGAAGCCAAGGCATGTTATGTGAAAGCAATTGAGACGCAACCGAACTTTGCAGTAGCTTGGAGTAATCTTGGCTGTGTTTTCAATGCACAAGGGGAGATTTGGCTTGCAATTCATCACTTTGAAAAGGCTGTTAACCTTGACCCCAATTTTCTGGATGCTTATATCAATTTAGGAAATGTCTTGAAAGAGGCACGGATTTTTGACAGAGCTGTGGCAGCTTACCTTCGTGCCATAAGCTTGAGTCCAAATCATGCAGTGGTACATGGCAACCTGGCTGGTGTATACTATGCGCAAGGCCTGATGGATCTGGCAATAGACACCTACAGGCGAGCTATTGAATTGCAACCACATTTCCCTGATGCTTACTGCAACCTAGCCAACGCTCTCAAAGAGAAGGGCAGTGTTGCCGAAGCAGAAGACTGTTATAAGACAGCTCTCTGGCTGTGTCCCACCCATGCAGACACTCTGAATAACCTAGCCAATATCAACCGAGACCAGGGAAACATTGAAGAGGCAGTTCGCTTGTATTGTAAAGCATTAGAAGTCTTCCCAGAGTTTGCTGCTGCCCATTCAAATTTAGCAAGTGTATTGCAACAGCAGGGAAAACTGCAGGAAGCTCTGATGCATTATAAGGAGGCTGTTCGAATCAGTCCTACCTTTGCTGACGCCTACTGTAACATGGGAAACACTCTAAAGGAGATGCAGGATGTTCAGGGAGCCTTGCAGTGTTATACTCGTGCCATTCAGATCAACCCTGCATTTGCCGATGCCCACAGCAGTCTGGCTTCCATTCACAAGGATTCAGGGAATATTCCAGAAGCAATTGCTTCTTATCGCACTGCTCTGAAGCTTAAACCTGATTTTCCAGACGCTTATTGTAATTTGGCTCATTGCCTGCAGATTGTCTGTGATTGGACAGACTATGATGAGCGAATGAAGAAGTTGGTCAGCATCGTGGCTGACCAGCTGGAGAAGAATAGGTTGCCTTCTGTGCAGCCTCATCATAGTATGCTCTATCCTCTTTCTCATTGCTTCAGGAAGGCTATTGCTGAGAGCCATGGGAACCTCTGCTTGGATAAGATAAATGTCCTTCATAAACCACCGTACGAACATCCAAAAGACTTGAAGCTCAGTGATGGTCGACTGTGTGTAGGATACGTGAGTTCTGACTTTGGGAATCATCCTACTTCTCATCTTATGCAGTCTATTCCAGGCATGCACAATCCTGATAAATTTGAGGTATTCTGTTATGCCCTGAGCCCAGATGATGGCACAAACTTCCGAGCGAAGGTGATGGCAGAAGCCCatcatttcattgatctttctcaGATTCCATGCAATGGGAAAGCAGCTGATCGCATCCATCAAGATGGTATACACATCCTTGTAAATATGAATGGTTATACCAGGGGTGCTCGAAATGAACTCTTTGCTCTCAGGCCAGCTCCTATTCAGGCAATGTGGCTGGGCTACCCTGGGACCAGTGGTGTGCTTTTCATGGATTATATCATCACTGATCAGGAAACTTCACCTGCTGAAGTTGCTGAGCAGTATTCTGAGAAACTGGCTTATATGCCCCATACTTTCTTTATTGGTGATCATGCTAATATGTTCCCTCACCTGAAGAAGAAAGCAGTCATCGATTTTAAGTCCAATGGGCACATTTATGACAATCGGATTGTGCTGAATGGCATCGACCTCAAAGCATTTCTTGATAGTCTCCCAGATGTGCAAATTGTCAAGATGAAGTGTCCTGATAGAGGGCACAACGCAGAAAGCAGTAATACAGCTCTTAATATGCCTGTCATTGCAATGAATACTATTGGAGAAGCAGTTATTGAAATGATTAACAGAAGACAAATTCAGATAACAATTAATGGATTCAGTATTAGCAATGGGCTGGCAACTACCCAGATCAACGTTAAGGCTGCCACTGGAGAGGAGGTTCCCCGTACCATTATTGTAACCACACGTTCTCAGTACGGGTTACCGGAAGATGCCATCGTGTACTGTAACTTCAATCAGTTATATAAAATTGACCCATCTACTTTGCAGATGTGGGCAAATATTCTGAAGCGTGTTCCCAATAGTGTACTGTGGCTGTTGCGTTTTCCAGCAGTAGGAGAACCTAATATTCAACAGTACGCACAAAATATGGGCCTTCCCCAGAACCGTATCATTTTTTCACCTGTTGCTCCTAAAGAGGAACATGTTCGGAGAGGCCAGCTGGCTGATGTCTGCTTGGACACTCCACTCTGTAATGGACACACCACAGGGATGGATGTCCTTTGGTCAGGGACACCCATGGTGACTATGCCAGGAGAGACTCTTGCTTCCCGAGTTGCAGCTTCCCAGCTCACTTGTTTAGGCTGTCTTGAGCTTATTGCTAAAAATAGACAAGAATATGAAGACATAGCTGTGAAACTGGGAACTGATCTAGAATACCTGAAGAAAGTTCGTGGCAAAGTCTGGAAGCAGAGAACATCTAGCCCTCTATTCAACACCAAACAATACACAATGGACCTAGAGCGGCTCTATCTACAGATGTGGGAGCATTATGCAGCTGGCAACAAACCTGATCACATGATTAAGCCTGTTGAAGTCACTGAGTCGGCCTAA